From a single Fusobacterium pseudoperiodonticum genomic region:
- a CDS encoding ABC transporter substrate-binding protein has product MKKKLVTTLLGASLLLAACGGEKAAEKPASTEAETIKIGAIGPLTGSVAIYGISATNGLKLAVDEINANGGILGKQIELNLLDEKGDSTEAVNAYNKLVDWGMVALIGDITSKPSVAVAEVAAQDGIPMITPTGTQLNITEAGSNIFRVCFTDPYQGEVLAKFTKDKLAAKTVAIMSNNSSDYSDGVANAFAKEAEAQGIQIVAREGYSDGDKDFKAQLTKIAQQNPDVLFVPDYYEQDGLIAIQAREVGIKSVIVGSDGWDGVVKTVDPSSYAAIEDVFFANHYSTKDSNEKVQNFIKNYKEKYNDEPSAFSALSYDAAYILKAAIEKAGTTDKEAVAKAIKELEFDGITGHLTFDEKNNPVKSITIIKIVNGDYTFDSVVSK; this is encoded by the coding sequence ATGAAGAAAAAATTAGTAACAACTCTACTTGGAGCTTCGCTTTTATTAGCAGCTTGTGGAGGAGAAAAAGCAGCAGAAAAACCAGCATCAACAGAAGCAGAAACTATAAAAATTGGAGCTATAGGACCATTAACAGGTTCAGTTGCAATTTATGGAATATCAGCAACTAACGGACTTAAATTAGCAGTTGATGAAATCAATGCAAACGGTGGAATATTAGGAAAACAAATTGAATTAAACCTTTTAGATGAAAAAGGAGATTCTACAGAAGCAGTAAATGCATATAACAAACTTGTAGATTGGGGAATGGTAGCTTTAATTGGTGACATTACATCTAAACCAAGTGTTGCAGTTGCAGAAGTTGCAGCTCAAGATGGTATACCTATGATAACTCCTACAGGAACTCAACTTAATATAACAGAAGCTGGATCAAATATATTTAGAGTATGTTTCACAGATCCTTATCAAGGAGAAGTTTTAGCAAAATTTACTAAAGATAAATTAGCAGCTAAAACAGTGGCTATTATGTCTAATAACTCAAGTGACTATTCAGATGGAGTAGCAAATGCATTTGCTAAAGAAGCAGAAGCTCAAGGAATTCAAATTGTTGCAAGAGAAGGATATTCAGATGGGGACAAAGATTTCAAAGCTCAATTAACTAAAATAGCTCAACAAAATCCAGATGTTTTATTTGTTCCTGATTACTATGAACAAGATGGTTTAATAGCTATACAAGCAAGAGAAGTTGGAATAAAATCAGTTATAGTTGGTTCAGATGGTTGGGATGGAGTTGTAAAAACTGTTGACCCATCATCATATGCTGCAATAGAAGATGTATTCTTTGCTAATCACTATTCAACAAAAGATAGCAATGAAAAAGTACAAAACTTTATAAAGAACTATAAAGAAAAATACAATGATGAACCTTCTGCATTCTCTGCTTTAAGTTATGATGCTGCATATATTTTAAAAGCTGCAATAGAAAAAGCAGGAACTACAGATAAAGAAGCAGTAGCTAAAGCAATAAAAGAATTAGAATTTGATGGAATCACAGGACATTTAACTTTTGATGAAAAGAATAACCCTGTTAAGAGTATAACTATAATCAAAATAGTAAATGGAGATTATACATTTGATTCTGTAGTGTCTAAATAA
- a CDS encoding ABC transporter ATP-binding protein, translating to MAMLEVKDLQVFYDNIQALKGISLEINEGEVVSIIGANGAGKTTTLQTISGLITPKSGSIIFEGKDLLKEKAHNICKLGIAQVPEGRRIFSQLAVKDNLKLGQFTIKDSAEKKEEDRANFYKVFPRMSERKNQLAGTLSGGEQQMLAMGRALMSRPKLLILDEPSMGLSPLFVKEIFEVIKQLKEKGTTILLVEQNAKMALSISDRAYVIETGEIVLEGNAKDLLHNDRVKKAYLGG from the coding sequence ATGGCAATGTTAGAAGTAAAAGACTTGCAGGTTTTCTATGATAATATACAAGCTCTTAAAGGAATTTCATTAGAAATAAATGAAGGAGAAGTTGTATCTATTATAGGAGCTAACGGTGCAGGGAAAACAACTACATTACAGACTATATCTGGACTTATAACTCCCAAAAGTGGTTCTATAATATTTGAAGGAAAAGATTTATTAAAAGAAAAAGCTCATAATATTTGTAAATTAGGTATAGCTCAAGTTCCAGAAGGAAGAAGAATCTTTTCACAACTTGCAGTTAAAGATAATTTAAAATTAGGACAGTTCACAATAAAAGATAGTGCTGAAAAGAAAGAAGAAGATAGAGCAAACTTCTATAAAGTTTTCCCTAGAATGTCTGAAAGAAAAAATCAGTTAGCTGGAACTTTATCAGGTGGAGAACAACAGATGCTTGCTATGGGAAGAGCTCTGATGAGCAGACCTAAACTTTTAATTTTAGATGAACCATCAATGGGACTTTCACCACTATTTGTTAAAGAAATTTTTGAAGTTATAAAACAATTAAAAGAAAAGGGAACTACTATCCTATTGGTAGAACAAAATGCTAAAATGGCACTTTCTATCTCAGATAGAGCTTACGTTATAGAAACAGGAGAAATAGTTCTTGAAGGAAATGCAAAAGATTTACTACATAATGATAGAGTAAAGAAAGCATACCTTGGAGGATAA
- a CDS encoding ABC transporter ATP-binding protein, giving the protein MENKKPLLVAKDISISFGALKAVDKFNLEIKSGELIGLIGPNGAGKTTVFNILTGVYNASSGEYTLDGEDVIKTSTSALVKKGLARTFQNIRLFKYLSVLDNVVAAYNFRMKYGIFTGMFRLPSFWKEEKLAKEKAMELLKIFDLDKYANMRAGNLPYGEQRKLEIARAMATEPKILLLDEPAAGMNPKETEDLMNTIKLIRDKFGIAVLLIEHDMKLVLGICERLVVLNYGQILASGDPQEVINNPKVVEAYLGKEEDE; this is encoded by the coding sequence ATGGAAAATAAAAAACCTCTTTTAGTTGCAAAAGATATTTCAATTAGTTTTGGAGCATTGAAGGCAGTAGATAAATTTAATTTAGAAATAAAATCTGGAGAATTAATAGGTTTAATAGGACCTAATGGAGCAGGAAAAACAACAGTATTTAATATCTTAACAGGAGTATATAATGCTAGTTCTGGAGAATATACTTTAGATGGTGAAGATGTTATTAAAACATCAACTTCAGCTCTTGTAAAAAAAGGTTTGGCTCGTACTTTCCAAAATATCAGACTATTTAAATATCTATCAGTATTAGACAATGTTGTTGCTGCATATAATTTCCGTATGAAATATGGAATTTTCACAGGTATGTTTCGTTTACCAAGTTTTTGGAAAGAAGAAAAGTTAGCTAAAGAAAAAGCAATGGAGCTTTTAAAAATATTTGACCTAGATAAGTATGCAAATATGCGTGCAGGTAATTTACCTTATGGGGAACAAAGAAAATTAGAAATTGCCAGAGCCATGGCAACAGAACCTAAAATTCTTCTTTTAGATGAACCAGCAGCAGGGATGAATCCAAAAGAAACAGAAGATCTAATGAATACTATAAAATTAATTCGTGATAAGTTTGGAATAGCAGTTTTATTAATTGAACATGATATGAAACTAGTATTAGGTATCTGTGAAAGATTAGTTGTGTTAAATTATGGACAAATATTAGCAAGTGGGGATCCACAAGAAGTTATTAATAATCCAAAAGTTGTAGAAGCATATTTAGGTAAGGAGGAAGATGAATAA
- a CDS encoding branched-chain amino acid ABC transporter permease — translation MDKNKKLSYIATYAILLVLYFILFSLINSGFISRYQIGIIILILINVILAASLNITVGCLGQITLGHAGFMSIGAYTAALLTKSGFLSGYPGYIVALIVGGIVAGIIGFIIGIPALRLTGDYLAIITLAFGEIIRVLIEYFKFTGGAQGLTGIPRVNNFTLIYFITIFSVIFMYSIMTSRHGRAVLAIREDEIASGASGINTTYYKTFAFVLSAIFAGIAGGIYAHNLGILGAKQFDYNYSINILVMVVLGGMGSFTGSILSAIVLTILPEVLRSFAEYRMIVYPLILIIMMLFRPEGLLGRKEFQISKVISYFTNKSKRGEEDGK, via the coding sequence ATGGATAAAAATAAAAAATTAAGTTATATAGCTACTTATGCAATTTTATTAGTTCTATATTTTATTCTTTTCTCTTTAATAAATTCAGGATTCATAAGTAGATATCAAATTGGAATTATAATATTAATTTTAATAAATGTAATTTTAGCAGCTAGTTTGAATATAACAGTTGGTTGTTTAGGACAAATAACTCTAGGACACGCAGGATTTATGTCAATAGGTGCATATACAGCAGCACTTTTAACTAAGTCAGGTTTTCTTTCAGGTTATCCAGGTTATATTGTAGCTCTGATAGTTGGAGGAATAGTAGCAGGTATCATTGGTTTTATCATTGGTATACCAGCTTTAAGACTTACAGGAGACTATCTTGCAATCATAACTCTAGCCTTTGGGGAAATTATAAGAGTTTTAATAGAATATTTTAAATTTACAGGTGGAGCTCAAGGTTTAACAGGAATTCCTAGAGTTAATAACTTCACACTTATATACTTTATAACTATATTTTCAGTTATATTTATGTATTCTATTATGACAAGTAGACACGGTAGAGCAGTTCTTGCTATTCGTGAAGATGAAATAGCAAGTGGAGCATCAGGAATAAATACAACATATTACAAAACTTTTGCCTTTGTTTTATCAGCAATATTTGCAGGTATAGCAGGTGGAATCTACGCACATAACTTAGGAATTTTAGGTGCAAAACAATTTGACTATAACTATTCGATAAATATACTTGTTATGGTTGTACTTGGAGGAATGGGAAGTTTCACAGGTTCAATATTATCAGCTATAGTTCTTACTATTTTACCTGAAGTATTAAGAAGCTTTGCAGAATATAGAATGATAGTTTATCCATTGATATTAATAATAATGATGTTATTTAGACCTGAAGGTTTACTAGGTAGAAAAGAATTTCAAATTAGTAAAGTAATTTCTTATTTTACTAATAAGTCAAAAAGAGGTGAAGAAGATGGAAAATAA
- a CDS encoding AAA family ATPase: MKRLAIGVSDFKKIIEGDFYYFDKTKFIEEIIKDGSEVKLFARPRRFGKTLNMSMLKYFFDIENREENKKIFKDLYIEKTEAFKEQGQYPVIFLSLKDLKASTWEEMEEKITIILSELFSEYNYLINELVETDSDKFKKIINENANLSNLGRSLKFLTKILYEKYNKKVVVLIDEYDSPLVSAYINGYYEKAKDFFKTFYSTVLKDNSYLQMGVLTGIIRVIKAGIFSDLNNLSTYTILSDVYTDSYGLTEEEVEKSLKYYGIEQEISNVKDWYDGYKFGDSEVYNPWSILNFLRFKELRAYWVDTSGNDLIKDVLKKITKNTIEALERLFNGEGLKQNISGTSDLSKLLSEDELWELMLFSGYLTVEEKIDHKNYVLRLPNKEIKELFRDTFLEKYFGRGSKLLYLMEALTENRIDEYEERLQEILLTSVSYNDTKKGNEAFYHGLIMGMGLYLEGEYITKSNIESGLGRYDFVIEPKNKTKRAFIMEFKATDSIENLEEISKEALRQIENKKYDVSLKQNGVKDITYLGIAFCGKQIKIEYK; this comes from the coding sequence ATGAAAAGGTTAGCAATAGGAGTAAGTGACTTTAAAAAAATAATAGAAGGAGATTTTTATTATTTTGATAAAACAAAATTTATAGAAGAAATAATAAAAGATGGCTCAGAAGTAAAATTATTTGCAAGACCTAGAAGATTTGGAAAAACATTAAATATGTCTATGTTAAAGTACTTTTTTGATATAGAAAATAGAGAAGAAAATAAAAAAATATTTAAAGATTTATATATAGAAAAAACAGAAGCCTTTAAAGAACAAGGACAATACCCAGTTATATTTTTATCATTAAAAGATTTAAAAGCTTCAACTTGGGAAGAAATGGAAGAAAAAATAACTATTATACTTTCTGAACTGTTTTCTGAATATAACTACTTAATAAATGAATTAGTAGAAACTGATTCTGATAAATTTAAGAAAATAATCAATGAAAATGCTAATTTATCTAACTTAGGAAGATCACTAAAATTTTTAACAAAAATACTATATGAAAAATATAATAAAAAGGTGGTAGTATTAATAGATGAATATGATAGCCCATTAGTATCAGCCTACATAAATGGATATTATGAAAAAGCAAAAGATTTCTTTAAAACTTTTTATAGTACAGTGTTAAAAGATAATAGCTATTTACAAATGGGAGTTCTAACTGGAATAATAAGAGTGATAAAAGCTGGAATATTCTCAGATTTAAATAATTTAAGTACATATACAATATTAAGTGATGTCTACACAGATAGCTATGGTTTAACAGAAGAAGAAGTAGAAAAAAGCCTTAAATATTATGGAATAGAGCAAGAAATATCAAATGTAAAAGATTGGTATGATGGATATAAATTTGGAGATAGTGAAGTATACAATCCTTGGAGTATATTAAATTTTTTAAGATTTAAAGAATTGAGAGCTTATTGGGTAGATACATCAGGAAATGATTTGATAAAAGATGTATTAAAAAAAATAACAAAGAACACAATAGAAGCTCTTGAAAGATTATTTAATGGAGAAGGATTAAAACAAAATATATCAGGGACATCAGACTTATCAAAATTGCTAAGTGAAGATGAATTATGGGAATTGATGTTATTCAGTGGTTATTTAACAGTAGAAGAAAAAATAGATCATAAGAATTATGTTTTAAGATTACCAAATAAGGAAATTAAGGAGCTTTTTAGAGATACTTTTCTAGAAAAATACTTCGGTAGAGGAAGTAAATTATTGTATTTAATGGAAGCCTTAACAGAAAATAGAATAGATGAATATGAAGAAAGATTACAAGAGATACTATTAACTTCAGTTAGCTACAATGATACTAAGAAAGGAAACGAAGCTTTTTACCATGGATTGATTATGGGTATGGGTCTATATTTAGAAGGTGAGTATATTACAAAATCAAATATAGAAAGTGGCTTAGGAAGATATGACTTTGTAATAGAGCCAAAGAATAAAACTAAAAGAGCCTTTATAATGGAATTTAAAGCAACAGATAGCATAGAAAATTTAGAAGAAATATCAAAAGAAGCATTAAGACAAATAGAGAATAAAAAATATGATGTATCACTAAAACAAAATGGTGTAAAAGATATAACATATCTAGGTATAGCATTTTGTGGAAAACAAATAAAAATAGAATATAAATAA
- a CDS encoding branched-chain amino acid ABC transporter permease, with product MEFLLQIINGLQIGSIYALVSLGYTMVYGIAQLINFAHGDIIMIGAYVSLFSIPTLSSMGLPVWVSVIPAIIICAIVGCLTERIAYRPLRNSPRISNLITAIGVSLFLENVFMKVFTPNTRSFPKIFIQDSIKLGDSIQISFGAVVTIVVTVILSIALQLFMKKTKYGKAMIATSQDYAASALVGINVDRTIQLTFAIGSGLAAVAAVLYVSAYPQIQPLMGSMLGIKAFVAAVLGGIGILPGAVIGGFILGIVESLTRAYLSSQLADAFVFSILIIVLLFKPTGILGKNVKEKV from the coding sequence ATGGAGTTTTTACTTCAGATAATTAATGGTTTACAAATTGGAAGTATCTATGCCCTAGTATCCTTAGGATATACAATGGTATATGGTATAGCACAACTTATAAATTTTGCACATGGAGATATAATAATGATAGGTGCATATGTTTCATTATTCTCAATACCAACATTGTCATCTATGGGTTTACCAGTATGGGTTTCAGTTATACCAGCAATAATTATTTGTGCAATAGTTGGTTGTCTAACAGAGAGAATAGCATATAGACCACTAAGAAATTCACCAAGAATTTCAAACTTAATTACAGCTATAGGAGTTAGTTTATTTTTAGAAAATGTATTCATGAAAGTATTTACACCAAATACTAGATCTTTTCCTAAAATTTTTATTCAAGATTCAATAAAATTAGGAGATAGTATACAAATTAGTTTTGGAGCAGTTGTAACTATAGTTGTAACTGTAATATTATCAATAGCTTTACAATTATTTATGAAGAAAACTAAATATGGAAAGGCTATGATAGCAACAAGTCAAGATTATGCAGCTTCAGCTTTAGTAGGAATAAATGTGGATAGAACAATACAACTTACATTTGCAATAGGAAGTGGACTTGCAGCAGTTGCAGCAGTTCTATATGTTTCAGCTTATCCACAAATTCAACCTTTAATGGGATCTATGCTTGGGATAAAGGCTTTCGTTGCAGCAGTTTTAGGAGGAATAGGAATATTACCAGGTGCTGTAATAGGAGGATTCATATTAGGAATTGTTGAAAGTTTAACAAGAGCATATCTATCATCACAACTTGCAGATGCTTTTGTATTTTCAATATTAATTATAGTTTTATTATTTAAACCTACTGGAATACTTGGAAAAAATGTAAAGGAGAAAGTATAA
- a CDS encoding S8 family serine peptidase produces MKKEILKSKMMLIALSSILFVSCGGGGGGGGGASNLPVNPGTNPGTPRTIEDTFPTVDTGLDKSNMSALKTNLYAAQRSSGASIPNDNSAVDGNGVRVAVLDSNFVNAVRTTAEDKKGNSITPRRNENLTDIYTDIEIISPSQPYIEDAIPGTPISATKMEHGEEVLEVIGDLDYAPNNLATTLGSTNRANNKIGLIVGSIGWNYQYVDPENGSTKTRTGGILATKEIYDAAMAKFGSQSVKIFNQSFGSDDSYDSSKFRTYRGEGNLPLTFEQMNSGDQPNFMLPYFRDAVENKGGLFIWSAGNKANQNASVEAGFPYFDKRLEPGWISVVGVSAKKGSQYNVLDDLSKAGSEAAYWSISADEDGVLKITSISPPNGSIGSGSSYAAPRVTRAAALVYDKFDWMTADQIRQTLFTTTDKTELSQDPVTMSEANLRNVTMFPDSTYGWGMLNEKRALKGPGAFMDISKYGDTSIFKANLPAGKVSYFD; encoded by the coding sequence ATGAAAAAAGAAATTTTAAAAAGTAAAATGATGTTAATTGCTTTGTCTTCTATCTTGTTCGTTAGCTGTGGTGGCGGAGGAGGAGGAGGAGGTGGAGCTAGCAATCTACCAGTAAATCCAGGGACAAATCCAGGAACACCAAGGACAATAGAAGATACTTTTCCGACAGTGGATACAGGTTTAGACAAAAGTAATATGTCAGCATTAAAAACAAATCTTTATGCTGCACAAAGAAGTTCAGGAGCAAGTATTCCAAATGACAATAGTGCAGTAGATGGTAATGGAGTAAGAGTTGCAGTACTGGATAGTAATTTTGTAAATGCAGTAAGAACTACTGCTGAAGATAAAAAAGGTAATTCAATAACTCCAAGAAGAAATGAAAATTTAACAGATATCTATACAGATATAGAAATAATATCTCCAAGTCAACCATATATAGAAGATGCAATACCAGGAACTCCAATAAGTGCAACTAAAATGGAACATGGAGAAGAAGTTTTAGAAGTTATTGGAGATTTAGACTATGCTCCAAATAACCTTGCAACAACTTTAGGATCAACTAATAGAGCTAATAATAAGATTGGTCTTATTGTAGGAAGTATTGGTTGGAATTATCAATATGTAGATCCAGAAAATGGAAGTACTAAAACAAGAACAGGTGGAATTTTAGCAACAAAAGAAATCTATGATGCTGCAATGGCTAAATTTGGAAGTCAAAGTGTAAAGATATTCAATCAATCTTTTGGTAGTGATGATTCTTATGATAGTTCAAAATTCAGAACTTATAGAGGTGAAGGAAATTTACCTTTAACTTTTGAACAAATGAACTCAGGAGATCAACCAAACTTTATGCTACCTTATTTTAGAGATGCGGTAGAAAATAAAGGAGGACTATTTATATGGTCTGCTGGAAATAAAGCAAATCAAAATGCTTCAGTAGAAGCAGGTTTCCCATATTTTGATAAAAGATTAGAACCAGGTTGGATATCTGTTGTTGGTGTAAGTGCAAAAAAAGGAAGTCAATATAATGTACTAGATGACTTATCGAAAGCTGGAAGTGAAGCAGCATACTGGTCTATTTCTGCTGATGAAGATGGAGTGCTTAAGATTACAAGTATCTCTCCTCCTAATGGAAGCATAGGATCAGGTTCATCTTATGCAGCACCTAGAGTTACAAGAGCAGCAGCTTTAGTATATGATAAATTTGATTGGATGACAGCTGATCAAATTCGTCAAACTTTATTTACTACAACAGATAAGACTGAATTAAGTCAAGATCCAGTAACTATGTCTGAAGCTAATTTAAGAAATGTCACAATGTTCCCAGATAGTACTTATGGTTGGGGAATGTTAAATGAAAAAAGAGCTTTAAAAGGTCCAGGAGCATTTATGGATATAAGTAAATATGGAGATACAAGTATATTTAAGGCAAATCTTCCAGCAGGAAAAGTTTCATATTTTGATTAA
- a CDS encoding PhzF family phenazine biosynthesis protein — protein sequence MRIFVCDAFSSEIFKGNQAGVVILDEKENYPDENFMKNIAAELKHSETAFVKQIDNKTFKIKYFTPTDEVDLCGHATISVFSTLRSLKIIDPGKYIAETLAGNLEIIVDKDFIWMDMSLPKVEYIFNSDEIKELYSAFNLDLSQASKSLVPKIVNTGLSDIIIPIENKEVLDSFIMNKEKVIELSKKYNVVGAHLFSLDKEKNFTAFCRNIAPLVGIDEECATGTSNGALTHYLKEYNIISVKDINSFRQGEAMQRASTILSRYKEDGVTIQVGGNAVISFECKIY from the coding sequence ATGAGAATTTTTGTATGTGATGCTTTTAGTTCTGAAATTTTTAAAGGCAATCAAGCAGGGGTTGTAATACTAGATGAGAAGGAAAACTATCCTGATGAAAACTTTATGAAAAATATTGCAGCTGAACTAAAACATTCTGAAACTGCTTTTGTAAAACAAATAGATAATAAAACATTTAAAATTAAATACTTTACTCCAACAGATGAAGTTGACTTATGTGGTCATGCTACAATTTCAGTTTTTTCTACTTTAAGAAGTCTAAAAATAATAGACCCTGGTAAATATATTGCTGAAACTTTAGCAGGAAATTTAGAAATAATAGTGGATAAGGACTTTATCTGGATGGATATGTCCCTTCCAAAAGTTGAATACATTTTTAATTCGGATGAAATTAAAGAGTTATATTCTGCTTTTAACTTAGACTTAAGTCAAGCTTCTAAAAGTTTAGTTCCTAAAATTGTAAATACAGGTTTAAGTGATATTATTATTCCTATTGAAAATAAGGAAGTTTTGGATAGTTTTATTATGAATAAGGAAAAAGTAATAGAACTTTCTAAAAAATATAATGTTGTAGGAGCTCACCTTTTCTCTTTAGATAAAGAAAAGAATTTCACTGCTTTTTGTAGAAATATTGCTCCCTTGGTTGGCATTGATGAAGAATGTGCCACAGGTACTTCAAATGGTGCCTTAACTCATTATCTAAAAGAATACAATATCATTTCTGTAAAAGATATAAATAGTTTTAGACAAGGAGAGGCTATGCAAAGAGCTTCAACTATTTTGAGTAGATATAAAGAAGATGGTGTGACTATACAAGTTGGTGGAAATGCTGTGATTTCTTTTGAATGTAAAATATACTAA